From Chryseobacterium joostei, the proteins below share one genomic window:
- a CDS encoding SusC/RagA family TonB-linked outer membrane protein, whose protein sequence is MNRTFIKIGLLPSLFFCFNGLYAQNTDSAKVSKIGEVVVTAYGVKKEKKALGYSFQDVKGQTLVDAKETNVTNALAGKVSGLQVIKAGFGPASSSRINLRGFNSFKGDNQPLIVVDGVPLSNNLGTKPRKNDGNYNNDFWNPDLDMGNGLSDLNSDDIESISVLKGGAASALYGSRGGNGVILVTTKTGKKKGGLGINYSTSLGFETIFMKPDMQHNFGRGSNGVYDPNKSENTSSWGPTIQGKVYDNLNSFFKTGVNSQHNLSFQSNLGEGTSLYTSAAYLSDNSQIPNSKYERFNFMAKMNSTFGANKRWTSEMKAQYISTKAKNRPSGGQGEGNYYPNLLLMPQDIDIRDYREGQTQNEVKSRWITPSGINPYWTAYNALNGDKKDRFVLNGFLKYQFNDWLSADVRVGTDFYSLNSDARVWTGTSRRNSYATNEEKFYENNYIASLTAKKDNLFGKWGGSVSVYGQMMESRTKAIYFSTQNLILPNVFSVSNTSDLAAIANNEVDLWKKINSVFASAEINYDGYFFINTTARNDWSSTLSLENRSYFYPSISTSLVLTEMLNKMSGTTSKVLTFAKLRAAYAITGNSLNPYELYNDYVPSTDPNGHIILSRKKILYNANLQAEKLKTFEVGFDLKFFDRISLDVSYFSNNATKQLIDLPMNPLSGYEKMKISSGGLHNSGIEIVANSDIFRNENFKWNINANFSKLKSVIDEINDQVNIYPLGGFDNVGFFAEVGKPYGAIYGTKFLRVEDANSPHFGKLIVDKNGLPQAGSIGYLGDQNPRALFGVTNSFVYKNFGLSFLIDGRIGGKFFSSTQLALQRAGLAADTAPGGKRDNFVVDAVMEQGSSYTTNTKEVTQQDYWAAVTNGNLGITEENIYDATNIRLRNIQVSYSFPKSIFQKLALQSAKVSFTANNVWMIYSKAKGIDPESVFAINSNAVGFENLAFPTTRSYLFTITLGF, encoded by the coding sequence ATGAATAGAACATTTATTAAGATAGGACTTCTCCCATCTTTATTTTTTTGCTTCAATGGACTGTATGCACAAAATACAGATTCTGCAAAAGTATCAAAGATTGGCGAAGTGGTTGTAACTGCCTATGGCGTTAAAAAAGAAAAGAAAGCCTTGGGATATTCTTTCCAAGATGTCAAAGGTCAAACACTTGTTGACGCTAAAGAGACAAATGTAACAAATGCTTTAGCCGGTAAAGTGTCGGGACTTCAAGTAATAAAGGCTGGCTTTGGGCCAGCATCTTCATCAAGGATTAATCTGAGAGGATTCAATTCATTTAAAGGAGATAATCAACCTTTAATTGTAGTTGATGGAGTGCCATTAAGTAATAATTTAGGTACTAAGCCTAGAAAGAATGATGGCAATTACAATAATGACTTTTGGAATCCAGATTTGGATATGGGAAATGGTCTCAGTGATCTAAATTCTGATGATATAGAAAGTATTTCCGTCCTTAAGGGAGGTGCTGCTTCTGCTTTGTATGGTTCTAGAGGGGGTAATGGGGTTATTTTGGTTACAACGAAAACTGGCAAAAAGAAAGGAGGATTAGGTATTAATTATTCTACAAGTTTAGGCTTTGAAACTATTTTTATGAAGCCAGATATGCAGCATAACTTTGGGAGGGGAAGTAATGGAGTGTATGACCCTAATAAATCTGAAAACACATCATCATGGGGACCTACTATCCAAGGAAAAGTTTACGATAATCTTAATAGCTTTTTTAAGACAGGTGTTAATTCACAACATAATTTAAGCTTCCAGAGTAATTTGGGAGAAGGCACAAGTTTGTATACTTCTGCTGCTTACTTGAGTGACAATAGTCAGATTCCAAATTCAAAATACGAGCGATTCAATTTTATGGCCAAAATGAATTCAACTTTTGGAGCTAATAAAAGATGGACCTCAGAAATGAAAGCACAATATATCAGTACTAAAGCTAAAAATAGACCTTCAGGTGGTCAGGGTGAGGGGAATTATTACCCAAATTTGTTGCTTATGCCTCAAGATATTGATATAAGGGATTATCGTGAAGGACAGACTCAGAATGAGGTAAAATCTCGTTGGATTACCCCTAGTGGTATTAATCCTTATTGGACTGCTTACAATGCGCTTAATGGGGACAAAAAAGACCGTTTCGTTTTAAATGGTTTTCTTAAATATCAATTCAACGATTGGCTAAGTGCAGATGTAAGAGTTGGAACTGATTTTTATTCTTTAAATTCTGATGCTCGAGTTTGGACAGGAACTTCTCGTAGAAATTCATATGCTACCAATGAAGAAAAATTTTATGAAAATAATTATATAGCAAGTCTTACAGCTAAAAAAGATAACCTTTTTGGAAAATGGGGAGGATCTGTCTCAGTATACGGACAAATGATGGAGAGTAGAACTAAAGCTATATATTTTTCTACTCAAAATCTGATTCTACCAAATGTTTTTAGTGTAAGTAATACGAGTGACCTGGCGGCAATAGCAAATAATGAAGTTGATTTATGGAAGAAAATTAACTCGGTTTTTGCTTCTGCGGAAATAAATTATGATGGTTATTTTTTCATTAATACAACTGCAAGGAATGATTGGTCTTCTACTTTAAGTCTAGAAAATAGGTCTTATTTTTATCCTTCTATAAGTACTTCACTCGTATTGACAGAAATGTTGAATAAGATGAGTGGCACAACTTCTAAAGTTCTGACTTTTGCTAAACTGCGTGCTGCCTATGCCATAACTGGAAATTCTCTCAATCCATATGAACTGTATAATGATTATGTGCCTTCAACGGATCCTAATGGGCATATTATATTGAGCAGGAAAAAAATTCTGTACAATGCAAATTTGCAAGCTGAGAAATTAAAGACATTTGAAGTTGGATTTGATCTTAAATTCTTTGACAGAATTTCTCTGGATGTAAGTTATTTTAGTAATAACGCTACAAAGCAGCTGATTGATTTGCCAATGAATCCACTTTCAGGATATGAAAAAATGAAGATCAGTTCTGGAGGACTTCATAATAGCGGGATAGAAATAGTTGCGAATTCAGATATTTTTAGGAATGAAAATTTCAAATGGAATATCAATGCTAACTTTTCTAAGCTAAAAAGTGTGATAGATGAGATTAATGACCAAGTAAATATATATCCTTTAGGAGGATTTGATAATGTAGGGTTCTTTGCAGAAGTAGGAAAGCCTTATGGGGCTATTTACGGAACAAAGTTTTTAAGAGTAGAAGATGCTAATAGTCCTCATTTTGGAAAACTTATTGTAGACAAGAATGGATTACCTCAGGCAGGCAGTATCGGATATTTGGGAGATCAAAATCCTAGAGCATTGTTTGGAGTTACTAATAGTTTTGTCTATAAGAACTTTGGACTTTCTTTTTTAATTGATGGTAGAATAGGTGGGAAATTTTTCTCATCAACTCAGCTTGCTCTACAACGAGCAGGGCTTGCTGCAGACACGGCTCCTGGAGGCAAACGAGATAATTTTGTTGTTGATGCAGTGATGGAACAAGGAAGTAGCTATACTACTAATACCAAAGAAGTAACTCAACAAGACTATTGGGCTGCAGTAACCAATGGAAATCTTGGGATTACAGAAGAGAATATTTATGATGCCACCAATATCAGATTAAGAAACATTCAGGTCTCTTACAGCTTTCCTAAAAGTATTTTTCAAAAGCTAGCTTTACAAAGTGCTAAGGTTTCATTCACAGCAAATAACGTATGGATGATTTATAGCAAGGCTAAAGGGATAGATCCAGAATCAGTATTTGCAATTAACTCAAATGCTGTTGGATTTGAAAACCTTGCATTTCCTACAACAAGATCATATTTATTTACAATTACACTAGGCTTTTAA